Proteins encoded by one window of Montipora foliosa isolate CH-2021 unplaced genomic scaffold, ASM3666993v2 scaffold_445, whole genome shotgun sequence:
- the LOC137989183 gene encoding uncharacterized protein yields the protein MLVPLYNLIRNHARTISSKTWKGPGKWRIFCQCKCGNVSSALQLDSKPRSNNLFKDLERTLDIESSAHFGVFLCPLRTMAECGPRKRKYRRFQVGAFMAVHKQKREEAVRQSEKIIAENLKIAEKVKELRARKQKLERLETKSRYQLIWFQEQVNTFHVSLGGDGAPFGKDDTACAWLVSLLNIGRGVLSSNENFLLFGANCKEDCVPVSRFLKKLVSDINEIEKNTYSVDCSGVSVDVKFCFSELPNDMKMLCFLAGELSNSATYFSTFADVSTATMNELDGTFGSNGKETWKPWKYESRVTIANQVDKFKKSLARQKMSESTRRSKITNFIAQRHSRQEFEPAVVKLIDRAHVDPLHLKNNACALAHRQLLNEVIAMSKLSNDVKFFLQVSPNSHFHRYVTAMRKCGLSRLAKKVIKWFDETKANGKQFEYRFTGKDSRLFLLHFMSLISAVECRANPGREVTILHVIAYICLCLRDCVSLFSRIEITDEQQVNNSDPAFCNCGLQKSSTDNKCIICSNSLRAKIEAFLSAVFIQVLENLESLEILLWHFPGLESPGKRLLILESSGNLLNSSKKYEMYGRQ from the exons ATGTTGGTTCCGCTTTACAACTTGATTCGAAACCACGCTCGAACAATCTCTTCAAAAACTTGGAAAGGACCAGGTAAATGGCGAATATTTTGTCAATGCAAGTGTGGAAATGTTAGTTCCGCTTTACAACTTGATTCGAAACCACGCTCGAACAATCTCTTCAAAGACTTGGAAAGGACCTTAGATATTGAGAGCAGTGCCCATTTTGGTGTCTTTCTATGTCCACTGAGAACCATGGCAGAATGTGGCCCAAGGAAGAGGAAGTACAGGAGGTTTCAAGTGGGTGCCTTTATGGCCGTGCATAAGCAGAAAAGGGAAGAAGCAGTCAGGCAGTCTGAGAAAATTATTGCAGAAAATCTTAAAATTGCAGAAAAGGTGAAAGAGCTTAGAGCCAGGAAGCAAAAGTTGGAACGTCTGGAAACAAAG AGTAGGTACCAGCTCATTTGGTTTCAAGAGCAAGTAAACACTTTTCATGTTTCACTTGGAGGTGATGGGGCTCCATTTGGGAAGGACGACACTGCTTGTGCTTGGCTCGTGAGTTTACTAAATATAGGTAGAGGAGTTTTAAGTAGCAATGAGAATTTTCTGTTGTTTGGAGCAAACTGTAAGGAAGACTGTGTTCCAGTGTCACGCTTTCTCAAGAAGCTGGTGAGTGATATTAATGAAATAGAGAAGAACACTTACTCGGTGGATTGCTCTGGTGTCTCAGTTGATGTTAAATTCTGTTTTTCTGAGCTACCAAATGATATGAAAATGTTGTGTTTTCTTGCAGGAGAACTGTCTAACTCTGCCACATACTTTTCAACTTTTGCAGATGTTAGTACTGCAACAATGAATGAGCTTGACGGAACTTTTGGTTCAAATGGGAAGGAAACTTGGAAACCTTGGAAATATGAAAGCAGGGTTACTATTGCCAACCAGgttgacaagtttaaaaagtccTTGGCAAGGCAGAAAATGTCAGAGTCCACTCGAAGGTCTAAGATTACTAATTTCATCGCACAAAGACATAGCCGACAAGAATTTGAACCTGCAGTAGTTAAACTAATAGACAGAGCACATGTGGATCCTCTACACCTTAAAAATAATGCATGTGCACTTGCCCACCGACAGCTATTAAATGAAGTCATTGCCATGTCAAAGCTAAGTAATGATGTCAAGTTTTTCTTGCAGGTGTCTCCAAATTCTCATTTTCATAGGTATGTCACTGCTATGCGCAAATGCGGCCTATCCAGATTGGCTAAAAAAGTCATCAAGTGGTTTGATGAAACCAAGGCCAATGGCAAACAATTTGAGTATCGTTTTACTGGGAAGGACTCAAGgttgtttttgttgcattttatgTCTTTAATTTCAGCTGTTGAATGCAGGGCTAATCCAGGAAGAGAAGTCACAATTCTCCATGTCATTGCTTACATATGCCTTTGTCTAAGGGACTGTGTATCACTTTTCAGTCGCATAGAGATAACTGATGAGCAG CAGGTCAACAATTCCGATCCAGCATTTTGCAATTGTGGGCTTCAGAAGAGTTCAACTGATAACAAGTGTATAATCTGTTCCAACAGTCTACGGGCTAAAATAGAG gcCTTTCTGTCTGCAGTGTTCATACAGGTcctggaaaacctggaaagtctTGAAATTTTATTGTGGCATTTTCCAGGACTGGAAAGTCCTGGAAAAAGGCTGCTGATCTTGGAAAGTTCTGGAAATCTGTTAAACTCAAGTAAAAAATATGAAATGTATGGCAGACAGTGA